Within the Mugil cephalus isolate CIBA_MC_2020 chromosome 1, CIBA_Mcephalus_1.1, whole genome shotgun sequence genome, the region TCCAGATACACCATGACAGAAATTAACATGACCAGGGTCTGTTATGACCATCTTCAGCGTGTTTTGTTGGCTTGAGGGAGATGGTtattagcatagcttagcataaaggctaAACTCTCAGCCAAAGTCAGCAATGCATCTATCACGCAGTTGTAATTTGTTagttgaatgaaaacatgtgatATTATGGGGTGTTAGCTTCTGtagatgattttatttgttacagCCAGGTGAAGCGATGAAGAGCTGGATGAACTGATAAACTGCTGTACATCAGAAAACACTCACAACGAAGAAGGGCTGGATATTTTTGAACAGAGCCAAGCTGGCAGGTTTCCCCTGCTTTTAACCTTCATGCTAAGCTCATAACCTCTGTACTATTTTCTTATCTGACTTGctgtaaaaaagtaaatatgcaTATTCCTAATGTATTAGATATGAACTCGCTGCATCGGAGCAGCTATCAGCCAGCGTCAGTAGTGACCAGTAAATACCAGGCACTTTTTCTGAATTGTTTCTTCAGGTTTATTTCAAGCTTAGTGTTTAGTTCTAGTTATCTACATTTTGAGGACACCTCTACGCTTTAGCCCTGAACCAGTGTGCAGACAGTTTCATGAAGTGTGTAGCTGGAGGGTTTCTGAGCTTGTTATTGCTTTCTCTTCCCTTGAGTCACCTCTAGCTCGTTTCTTTTCTTGGTCCCCGTTCCTTGGTCCCTTTTTTCACCATCTTCTACATCCTCCCCCCTTCCATCCTCTGCCTATCagttctccctctctccttcttctcctctttcaagGTCCTTTAGGTCCCTGGAGGAAAATGCTGCAGTTTAATGTTCAATTTTCACTGAGCTGGTCCTGCTGAGATATGCAGCATCAggattctgtgtgtgtatgtgcctgAGTGTGGAGGCCTTTCCTTATTCTGTTTTATGTCACAATCATTTTCTGTCTAACACACTGTCACTTCTCCATTGTGTTCAAATCCATTGGTTTGcattagtgtttaaatgtgtttgtatatTACAGCCAGTATTTGATGTAACAGACACTTCTCCATTGCAAATTCCCGGTGTGTTATCGTTCCTTCACAAAGGCCTTTGTCAGGGCAGTTTTGGATAACGAACTGGGTGTTTGCGATCATCTCAGCTTACACTGCATGTAACCAACCTGAGTGATCTAATCACCTGTTTAAAGGTGGATGTTTCAATTGTCACCTACTGAACACTCTCCTGACATATTCTTGCTCCATGCTCAGCTCCAAATCAGGAAATATGTTTGTCATAAAACTGAATGTTAAACatagtttatttatgtatttaagcATGTTATGAGAATGGCGCTTCTCCCCCTCTTGCAGCCCGCAGTGAGGGGAAAGTGTACCACTTCAGGATCCAGCGCTCCACCATCGGAGCGTACTTCGTCTCAGATAAGATCTCCTTTGCCACACTGGGAGAgctcatctcctactaccagAAAAACCCACGCAGCCTTGGAGTCCTGCTGGAAGAACCCTGTGCCCAGCAGGTAAGATAGAAGAAGACATCTTTGTGTCTTACTGAAAATGATTCAGTTCTTCCTGGTAAACTGTGATTACATCTATCACTATGATATTACTAACAACAAGTTCACACATAATTACAGATTAACAGCATTTTAATCAACTGCCTCTTGTGTTGGTGTCATCCTTGAATAATGTGCTGTTATATATTTCGGCTGATTTAAGCAATATAGACTAAGATATGGAGCCAAATGTCCTTCATTTCAGTGTGAAtgtcagtttcatttcagtttgtttttaaaaatgtaaaacatttcttttttagacAATGCAACTAGCTGGTTTGCATTGGCAAAAGTagcttcatgttttatgtatcACCTGATCAACACTTAagcattttttatacatttttgtaaaaatgacatgatttgttttgttatattttattatgaCTAATTATATGActaattactttattatttattatttaatttattcctcATCATTTGATTTGTCCTttgatttcagtgtgttttatcACAGATCAttagaagaaaatgttttgtagcaCTTGACTGATAATGGCAATAAATTTGTCAGAAATGTACTGAACtcatgtgtcatttatttattcctatccatacacattaaaatcattttttatttgacacagaCAAGAATTCTCATAGCTTTAGTGTACATCACTTTATTTCCATGTGATCCTGTTACAAGACACATACCTTAGAAAACAATTTAATATCgatatattttaaaacacaaagatgttttttgttattcaaGCCATATTTGTTCTGCTTCAACACTTTCTCTAAAGTAAATTCTGCAAATAAGCAGCTTTAAAAGAACTCTTCTGATGTGGGGGACTGGTGTAAAACTGCTGAATGCAAGCAGTAAAatttcaaatacacaaacctttagagttttaaaatgtgtaaacacagcagcactACTCCCTGCAGACTTGTGTACCTGTTTGGAATATGAAAGTTATCTGGACTCACCCTGTTGTCTTTGTGTAGCGGGAGCTGTTTGACATGGAGCCCTGGGAGAGACCGCGAGAGGAGTTCAGACTCCACAAGAAACTCGGAGAAGGACACTTTGGAGAGGTGTGGGAGGCGGTGTGGACAACAGAGAACAAGAAAGTGGCCATAAAGACACTGAAACAAGGTAGACATGCGGGTGTATAATCACCTGCTACTGTAGCAGTTTCATTCTTGCAAACAGGGTTTTTCTTCCATTGTGTGTATCAAGGAGTTGTACCAGTCTTGTTCCGTGCAATTTGTTGATGCATGGATTCTTTTCCTGCACATATCCACCATCACATAGTACTCATGGCCATGAACTCCATAGAACACTAAAGTGAAGCAATGAAAACAACCATGAAAGAGGAACTTAACCCTTATTTGGACTTAACAGGTTTTGGTGAAGTGTTGTAGAAGTGAACACCATTACTGGGAATATGGGAACGATAAATCAACCAAGGGAGTTGAGGCAGAAGGAAAAAATAGCACTGATTTATTTGTCCTTCAGAAACAACTCTAAAGGTTCTGCAAAAATGTGGTGAGTGTATGTGGAGAGTGATGGAACCATGTGGTTGTGGTGgaaaataacagcacaaggcCTGACTAATGAATACCTTCAAATTCAAAAGGACGAACAAAAGGCCCAAATGACTTAACcaagaaaaataatgtaaagCACACATGTGGCATCAACCAGTACCCCAAGTGTTCATAGACATGACACCTATATGTGCAATATGTAGTAAACTGTGAACAGTTCATGGCACTGGTTTCTGAGTTTGTTAGGacagaatgaaacaaacagagtgAGTGAAACTTCAAGTTGTTCCCCTTTTCATGAGCAACCTGGAAACCAGCGTTCCAGTTAGCGCCTGGAAAACatcaggggaggaggagagaggggagaaaccAAAAAGAAATGCGTACCAGTACCCTGCCTGGCAAGTGACCTTATAggtaacaaaacacacaaccaaacacacCCAGCACTGATGCTGATGTGAAAACTTTGAAATTTTGAAACATCAGCAATTCAGTCTGTTGTGTGCGGGTGTGTTGCcaagaatataaaatatgagCCAGGAAGTCCAGTCCTCGGGTACTTTATTTTACCAGGTCTGATTTCACAACTTACTAAACCGTTTCCTCCTGCCATGTGAACAAGAAATAGCCCAGTGCAGCAACAGGATGTGGGCTCGTACCCCTAGTGTAGATATGGGATTGGCAAACCCTGCTTGAGctcaaagaaatatttattcaggAGTGTAAGAGGGTGGATCTAAATATGGATACATGGGATGAACAGAAACGCGAGAGTGAGCAGTGATATATTAATAACAAACGCAAGGAAGGAGAGATGACGTTGTTGCTGAGACACAGGTAAGTAGAGCTTATTGAAAGTAAGAGTGAAGGTAAATGAAAAGCTGCTTAAAAAGGATTGAGGAGTCCCAGAGATAGACAGCCAGAGCTGTAAGAtgttagctaaaaaaaaaaaaaaaactcaaatgtgGGACCTTTTTGAAAAAGGAGCTGGGTGGAGAAGAAAAGACACACGTAGTGATGCAGCTGCATGCAAAGCTGAGTGAATTACACGCTTGCCTTTCTCCCTCGTCTTCCTCCAGAGGACACGAAGCAGGATGAGTTTGTGAAGGAAGTTCAAGCCCTGAAGAGCCTCCATCACCCGAAGCTGATCCAGCTGTTGGCCATGTGCTCCAGAGGAGAGCCAGTCTACATTGTGACGGAACTCATGAGCAAAGGAAGCCTCAAGTCCTACATCGCCTGTAAGTGCTCAAACATGTCTAGACTTGGGTTGAACCACAGTCAAAGTTCTTCCACGAACTATATTCAAGCATTCAAGACACACACAATCTCTTTTTCCAACTGGTATTTTGTGGTAAGTCAGTTAAATCATTGACAGTGAGCGTTTTCTTGTAGCTTCATTCCCATTTCGAAACCACACACAATAACTTTCTGAAACAGGAGACTCCGCTGTTGCTTTAATATGCAAAGAGGTTTAGACAAGGAAGTTAATTTAGCTTATCAAGGGTTTCAGTATTTCAGCCGTTGCCTCAGAATCTTTTGGAAAGCCCTCTAAAACAGCATTGGGGCCAAGTGACGTTAAATCCCTCCCTCTTAAGTCCCAAGCAAATGGAATTATAATCTGTGCTGTGGCAGCTCTGCTCAGGACAGAAACATTGTTCTGACATTTTACAAAAGGCTTTTATCACAGGGCGTCTTAGTGAGTGAGCGTCACGGGATTGACTCACATATTTCTCATTCATGCCACTTTATTCTTCATGCTGCACGTATGTGTCTGCGTGTCATTACTCTACTTGTCTGCTCCCTGTACAGCACGAGCCTCATGCACTAATACGTCTACTGCACTACACCAGaagcctccacacacacagagagagatgggagaATATTTTTAGTATCAGTATTTCCTCCTTagccatgcaaaaaaaatggattttccattattttcatCCTCCTGTGTGTAAATAACAatgaacaaaacagaacagtgtAATATTGTTACATGGTTTTAACTTGTATCCTTAGCAACCGCTTTAGTTCTAAAGGTGATTACGTCCAATAGGAGTATGACGAGTTTCTATTGACTGATCTGCACAACAATGACCATTCATTCTTAAAATATGACCGGTGCTGAAACAAGAGAATAAAGACACATTCGTGGCATAGTTTCTGAAGTtgtaacttaaaataaaacaaaacccagAATGCTTGTAGTGTAGATCTCTGAACACACCTTTGTATGTTTAAGAGGGAGACACCTAATAACGGCTGCTGGGTTGTCCCCAGGTGTACGTGCACTTAATTTTTAACAagattttaacaaaataaaaccagatttaGAAAAAAGACTTAATTATTTCTGGTAGATTCTTCCTTTCCAGATAATTGACAATAATATGACATCACAAGGTCTGACTAATGAATACCTGTAATTGGAACAAACTACCTAATTGTCTAAGTCACAGGTGGCAACAGCtacccctcccccctcccctcccctttttttagGACCCAGGATGCGTATTGCCCGGTCCGTAGTTTAAACAAAGCaatgaaccaatcagaggaaAGGTGTATGGTTACTGTGGTTTTTATTGACCCTATTTTCAGGGCTTCAAAAGCTGTTTGATGGACAGGTGTGGAGAAgatcactctttctttctttcttcaaaatgtgtaatatttgaacagcattaaaaacaaactaaaccaatCCACTATACACCTACACACTGTTCAAACATGATGATTTACACCACCAGCTTAGTCCACAAAGAAGCACGTTTCATGTTATGAGGACGAACCCGTGTTACCTTTTAACCATTTAGCTAAACGACTGTGTTGATGTTCTCAGCTCCTGAAGGCCAGGTGCTCACTTCAGCTCATCTGATCTACATGGGCAGTCAGATTGCAGAGGGCATGGCCTATCTGGAGGACAGAAACATTGTCCACAGAGACCTGGCTGCCAGGAACATCCTGGTGGGAGACGATCTGGTCTGCAAGGTGGCCGACTTTGGACTTGCTCGGATTATCAAGGTAAATAATCTGATAGATAGATATGTTTCATGCGTCTTCTTGTTAAAAATGTATACATTACAGTCTGCTGTGTTGTTCTACATCTGCAGCTCCCTACTGCATTAGACAACAGCTTTCACAACTTCAACTAAGAACTTCAGCATTTGTGAGACAATTTGactataaataaatcacaatgtctctacttaaaaataaaagcaagaacAGCTTTTATATTtgcaagaaaaaatattaattcatcCAGTTTTCCTCCATTTAATTACTTTAGTAATATAGCATCGTACAACTTTAGAAACacaactttttgttgttgtctgaacaTATAAATGACCTGATCTGGAACATGTGGAAATTCAGGAAGAGAACAAGGAACTTATACCCAGAAACACCGtttatgtgaaatgtgtggTCTTGAATTTGTGACCAAGTACTCAACTGTGAGGCTGCAAACCTGTTTACCCGGCAGTGTCTTATCCCTCATCCATCATCCTTCTCTACAGGACAGCGTGTACACAGCCAGTCGAAACACAAAGATCCCGGTGCGATGGACGGCCCCCGAGGCAGCGATGCACCAGAAATTCTCTGTAAAATCAGACGTGTGGTCGTTCGGGGTGTTGCTGTATGAGATGATGTCACGCGGCAAAATGCCCTATGAAGGTATGTTAATaacctcttcctgtttttttttcagtatgtgCTAACCTGTTCAATCACCTGTCAATAAGCGCAAAGGCATTTCAAATATGTACAACtggtgtaagaaaaaaaaaatacaatggaGCTCTGTGTTAAATAGCTGAACTGTTTCCAGTGTGCGGCTTCACCCTTCTCTTTTCATGAAGCATCACCCTATTATTGTGTTTATATAGTGGaatggtttcatttttcatttttatttttattcttattttaacaCATCCCATGAAAAGACCTATATAAATGAACAGACTTGGACTGGCACCAACAAGCTGGAGACAAATTGGATGAGACAGTGGCAAACAGTtggctttaatgtttttatgtatatatatatatatatatatgtgtatatatatatatatatgtgtatatatatgtgtatatatatgtgtgtatatgtatgtgtatatatatatatatatgtgtgtgtgtatatatatatatatatgtatatatatacatatatatatatacatatatatattatatattttttttaggacCCAGGATGCGTATTGCCCGGTCcgtagtttatatatatatatatatatagttgatCACAGATGACCACGTAGGATGAACACATAGGAGGCAGCAAACATCTAAAGATTCCAAATGAATTATCTGGCCCTTGTGGCCAGCAAAGATTTATTGTGAATGAAATGATTGCTCAGTTGGTTCATGTCAGCATTGTTCACCTCCCCCTCTTCTGGTTGCCAATTTtgtcaacatttattttgtgcgTCATGTTTAGATACCATTGGTCTAAAATCATGGCAGACAATTCTGTCGCAAggtttgctgctgatgaaagtGGGAACTGCCGCTACGTCATTTTAGGGTTAACGTCAGTTGACACAGACCTCATCCTCTTCAACTTCCACCCAGTCATATGACTAATAAAGAAGAGCGGGGTGTCGCagcatgtttaatatttattgaaagATGAATGTGCTGCGGCACGCAGTTTCATGCAGTTAGGTGCAGTTaggtgcagtttttcttttttactctgTTCTGCACCAAATACTCACTTCATCACCAAATGTGGATAAATCCTCCTCTGAAAatggtttcaaataaaaaaacggtTTCCTTTTTTAcgttttatgtttattttttttatgttgagttACAGTGGTGACCAGTGAGCTTGGAGCTGAGTGTACGTCATTTTACTGTTTAATAATAACATGCAAGATTTGAATCTGACCACCTTAACTGGACCATGTTGCAGTGCTGCTGGTGACTTCACCTTTAAGAATGGAGATGTTGAAACCTTCCTGTTGGAGCTTCACAATGGATTATTCAGTTTGACTTGTGCCTGAAACTGAGACATTGTATGATTTTtactcctctctctttcaggGAAGAGCAATAAGGAAGTGTTGGAGCTGCTGACATCTGGTTTTCGGCTGCCTTGTCCAACCCGCTGTCCTCAGAATATTTACCGCATCATGATGGACTGCTGGGCCGCTGTGCCCTCCAAGAGACCTTCGTTCCACGCTCTGCACAGCCAGCTGGATACTATATATGCCAAGATATATTTTAAGACCATAGAGGTATAGTAAGAGGAACATTAGAATATGTTCTTCTCCAAGAGGTCTGAAGACTACACAGAGACCGAAGAAAGGAGTGAGGAAGAGTAAGGAcaactctcactctctcctaCAACAGGGTACTTTAAAAACACCAAGGtgtaaaaaggacaaagagaGCAACAGATGACAAGAAACATCTGTGAAATGTCCAAGATTATGATGGGATGAAGAAGTTGCTTGGCCAAATCTGAAGGAATATGTTATAGGCTAAAAGACAGACTGACTGTAAACAGTCTGAGAAAGGTGTGTATTACACGCACTCGTAAAAGACACTAAACCGTCAGCACATTCACTGCACCGACCGTTTTTAATTTTGTacccttttgtgttttataaataacGGTTTATTACTTCTGTACGTGCCATGTCTGTGTGGACTCACAGGCCAGGACTTAATGAATCACTTTGTCTTTTGACTGCAAAGCCGATGGTAAAGTGGagataatgtgcaataattaaATGCTTGCTGTGTTTTTCAGCCACACTAGCAGATGGAGTCTATAGATTCTAACGTGGGTCGACCACTCATAGCTTGACAATGATATTTGGTTGAAATCTTCCACGACCGTTCATCTAGTCACTGTTTGTCTTATTTAAAAATCATAAGACACTGAATTCCCGTCAGCTTTAGTTGTACTTTGAAGCTAGAAGACCGACCAGGAAGGAAACTTCCACTGAAATTCTTTCAGTGTAAATATGGCATGCAAACATTGTTTTAAgatccactttttaaaaaatccaaatatccTTTGAAAGGAGACGAGGATGTTGATACCACTAATGTCTCAGTATCAACCGTGCTGCTAGAGCCAGGAGGTGATTGGCTTAGCTTAACAAACGCAAGAAGAAAGTTGTTGTATCATATTTGTTTCACTCAGTAAAACTCAGTAATTCAGTGTAACCATTTCATGTTAGCCAGAAGCATAGTTCTCTTAAGATTTTCTGCTGTGGCTGCCAAAGGTTGGCAGCCATAGCCAAAGTCATTGCCATCATGGTTACGGTTTCCTCATGCCTTCAGTTGTTGTGTTAAACCGAGCCAACCACCTACTAAGGATTCAACACTCAGACAAGAATGGTATCAAACTTCTTATCTAACTCTCGTAAAGAAAGCAATAAAGCAATAGCCGCGTTTACCTAAGTATTAAATGATTGTATTAGGAGCCTTGCTGTTAATATGAATCCAAAACAATAGCAGTTTGGTGACatactaaactaaaataagaaacCC harbors:
- the srms gene encoding tyrosine-protein kinase Srms; protein product: MESCCRSCMPCLDRLWNWIWPGFRYPNVPNHNHVIANPMAHAGEIPTVSGDIRVPSPKKRPVQLYAALFDFEARSDDELTVKEGDKLSVIEKRGDYVLAKKLTGSLQSGLIPANYVALLQDEFAKHKWYYGNINRVKAEKLLLASQNKDGSFLVRISESHSDEYTVSARSEGKVYHFRIQRSTIGAYFVSDKISFATLGELISYYQKNPRSLGVLLEEPCAQQRELFDMEPWERPREEFRLHKKLGEGHFGEVWEAVWTTENKKVAIKTLKQEDTKQDEFVKEVQALKSLHHPKLIQLLAMCSRGEPVYIVTELMSKGSLKSYIASPEGQVLTSAHLIYMGSQIAEGMAYLEDRNIVHRDLAARNILVGDDLVCKVADFGLARIIKDSVYTASRNTKIPVRWTAPEAAMHQKFSVKSDVWSFGVLLYEMMSRGKMPYEGKSNKEVLELLTSGFRLPCPTRCPQNIYRIMMDCWAAVPSKRPSFHALHSQLDTIYAKIYFKTIEV